A genomic region of Synechococcus sp. NOUM97013 contains the following coding sequences:
- a CDS encoding low-complexity tail membrane protein, which produces MITRREPLLWLQLMAVAVIPLELELLRLLLAGPALGPAPALERLLIWGLAVIGPGLLLWRRPADWGSMLLVRLPLAGRSSDQRRISALPQTLAMKVALVLGMGLLLFSFWSIDRSALLVTQMSPLVDGSRLTALLLAGPLLTLMLWQWQQLSQAIWLLTRSDQAFENLQPMSEAELRDRTMSFGLNVLQLSALEWPTPQTPATALTPPTSIDSEEPTADASEAAAPELADTAKEPEAVDPETSSSVSAEEDEPALDASDDSSTSSEAAAEPDNAKQEQSEPEEPETEETDTDDTELDPAVPEILDSAEDADAEDEPHETSASVSTEKDEPALDASDDLSTSSEAAAEPDNAKQDESEPKGPETEEPETDAEATSEPTTTTDDAESVKSAVSGSIKPEEGTTDDDGSDLDGEVTDNDLIPGGEAERHHEET; this is translated from the coding sequence ATGATCACGCGCCGAGAGCCACTGCTCTGGCTCCAGTTGATGGCGGTCGCCGTCATTCCCCTGGAGCTCGAGCTGCTCAGGCTTCTGCTTGCAGGACCTGCACTGGGTCCAGCACCCGCTCTCGAGCGCCTTCTGATCTGGGGACTTGCGGTCATCGGACCAGGACTCCTGTTATGGAGACGTCCTGCGGACTGGGGCTCCATGCTCCTGGTGCGTCTTCCCCTGGCTGGGCGCAGTTCTGATCAACGACGCATCAGCGCACTGCCTCAGACGCTTGCCATGAAAGTGGCTCTTGTCCTGGGCATGGGACTGCTGCTGTTTAGCTTCTGGAGCATCGACCGATCGGCCCTGCTGGTGACACAGATGTCACCGCTGGTCGACGGCAGCCGACTCACGGCTCTTCTGCTTGCAGGGCCCCTGCTCACCTTGATGCTCTGGCAGTGGCAACAGCTCAGTCAGGCGATCTGGCTTCTCACCCGCTCGGACCAGGCCTTTGAGAACCTTCAGCCGATGAGCGAGGCGGAACTGCGTGATCGCACCATGTCATTCGGGCTGAACGTTCTGCAGTTGTCGGCCCTCGAGTGGCCAACCCCCCAAACCCCTGCGACAGCATTAACCCCCCCCACATCTATCGACAGCGAAGAGCCTACGGCTGATGCCAGTGAGGCAGCAGCACCGGAACTCGCTGATACGGCGAAAGAGCCCGAAGCCGTAGACCCCGAAACGTCATCATCCGTCAGCGCCGAAGAAGATGAGCCCGCGTTGGACGCAAGCGACGATTCGAGCACCAGTTCTGAAGCGGCGGCTGAACCAGACAACGCCAAACAGGAACAATCCGAACCGGAAGAGCCTGAAACAGAGGAGACGGACACGGACGATACCGAACTAGACCCTGCCGTGCCGGAGATCTTGGACAGCGCCGAAGACGCTGACGCCGAAGACGAACCCCACGAAACATCAGCATCCGTCAGCACCGAAAAAGACGAGCCCGCGTTGGACGCAAGCGATGATTTGAGCACCAGTTCTGAAGCGGCGGCTGAACCGGACAACGCCAAACAGGACGAATCCGAACCGAAAGGGCCTGAAACAGAAGAGCCTGAAACAGACGCGGAGGCCACATCAGAACCCACAACCACCACTGACGATGCTGAGTCGGTGAAATCAGCTGTCTCTGGATCGATCAAACCAGAGGAGGGAACCACAGACGACGACGGCTCCGACTTGGATGGCGAGGTCACTGATAACGACTTGATCCCCGGCGGAGAGGCGGAACGTCATCACGAAGAGACCTAA